In the Quercus lobata isolate SW786 chromosome 5, ValleyOak3.0 Primary Assembly, whole genome shotgun sequence genome, one interval contains:
- the LOC115988610 gene encoding berberine bridge enzyme-like 4 — protein sequence MKLSSSTLLIIFSALVLLVSCATSSPATDNFIQCLSNYSQPANPIFEAIYTPKNSSFPSVLLSYIRNKRFTTPTTPKPLAIVTAMHESHVQGTVLCAKNQGLQIRIRSGGHDYEGLSYVSYVPFVILDMFNLRSINISLEDETAWVQAGATVGEVYYRIAEKSKEHGFSAAACHSVGTGGHFSGGGYGNMMRKYGLSVDNVIDAQIVNVNGIILDRKSMGEDLFWAIRGGGGASFGVILSWKIKLLRVPPIVTVFHAYRTLEQGATDIAYQWQHVGHKLPEDLFIRVMPQVFNASQDSQGGKKTVVIAFIGLFLGQTQGLLSLLNESFPQLGLQQNECNEMSWVESTVFWADHPIGTSINVLLERPKQPVIYYKGRSDYVKEVIPKEVLESIWKLMIHGGIGWMQWNPYGGRMQEISESETPFPHRAGNLFLIQYGFNWLEDGIDVTNKNLNLSKALHDAMTPYVSKSPREAFFCYRDLDVGANSDNYTSFDKAKVYGVTYFKGNFERLVRVKTMVDPNNFFKNEQSIPPLPNYK from the coding sequence ATGAAGCTTTCAAGCTCTACGCTACTCATAATTTTCTCTGCCCTTGTGCTTTTAGTTTCATGTGCAACCTCAAGTCCAGCTACTGACAATTTCATCCAGTGTCTTTCAAACTATTCGCAGCCTGCCAACCCAATCTTTGAAGCCATTTACACTCCCAAAAATTCCTCTTTCCCATCTGTTTTGTTGTCGTATATAAGAAACAAAAGATTTACAACACCTACAACCCCAAAACCTTTGGCAATTGTAACAGCCATGCATGAATCCCATGTCCAAGGAACGGTTCTATGTGCAAAGAATCAAGGCTTGCAGATTAGAATACGAAGTGGTGGCCATGACTATGAGGGCCTTTCATACGTCTCATATGTGCCCTTTGTTATTCTTGACATGTTCAATCTAAGATCCATCAATATAAGTTTGGAAGATGAGACCGCCTGGGTTCAGGCTGGTGCAACGGTTGGCGAAGTTTATTACAGAATCGCTGAGAAAAGCAAGGAACATGGATTCTCTGCTGCGGCGTGTCATAGCGTTGGCACGGGTGGGCACTTTTCCGGAGGTGGGTATGGAAACATGATGAGAAAATATGGTCTTTCAGTGGATAATGTCATTGATGCACAAATTGTCAATGTCAACGGTATAATCCTTGATAGAAAGTCTATGGGGGAAGATCTGTTTTGGGCCATTAGAGGAGGTGGCGGAGCAAGCTTTGGGGTTATTCTTTCATGGAAGATCAAGTTGCTTCGTGTTCCGCCTATCGTGACAGTGTTCCATGCTTATAGGACCCTGGAACAAGGTGCAACGGATATTGCTTATCAGTGGCAACATGTTGGTCACAAACTACCTGAAGACTTATTCATAAGAGTGATGCCCCAAGTGTTCAATGCAAGCCAAGACTCCCAAGGGGGCAAGAAGACAGTAGTAATTGCATTTATTGGCCTCTTCCTCGGGCAAACACAGGGACTACTTTCGCTGTTGAATGAGAGCTTTCCACAACTAGGCCTACAACAAAATGAGTGCAATGAGATGAGTTGGGTGGAATCTACAGTTTTCTGGGCTGACCATCCTATTGGAACATCCATAAATGTTTTACTAGAAAGGCCAAAGCAGCCTGTGATATATTACAAGGGTAGGTCTGACTATGTAAAAGAAGTCATTCCAAAGGAAGTGTTGGAATCCATATGGAAGCTAATGATCCATGGAGGGATTGGATGGATGCAATGGAATCCCTATGGGGGAAGAATGCAAGAGATTTCTGAATCAGAGACTCCATTCCCACATCGAGCtggaaatttatttttgattcaGTACGGTTTCAACTGGCTGGAGGACGGAATTGACGTCaccaacaaaaatttaaatttatcaaaagCCTTACATGATGCGATGACTCCATATGTCTCCAAGTCTCCAAGGGAGGCATTCTTCTGCTACAGGGACCTTGACGTTGGTGCCAATTCAGATAATTATACAAGCTTTGATAAAGCTAAAGTTTATGGAGTTACGTATTTCAAGGGTAATTTCGAGAGATTGGTTCGTGTGAAAACCATGGTAGACCCaaataatttcttcaaaaatgAGCAAAGTATTCCACCTCTTCCGAATTACAAGTAG